The following proteins are encoded in a genomic region of Debaryomyces hansenii CBS767 chromosome G complete sequence:
- a CDS encoding DEHA2G11594p (some similarities with CA2343|IPF8671 Candida albicans IPF8671), whose product MDNDDRTIKKNLTNGTYQEALEVLSRKINENLLETSKDNVNNILPEVNTNTKKIDTLYQQLSHHNQQACANKENLDNHISYLSNQLSSLTSLNNELIQLDGINSQKNTVSTNNKSNFELDNLVVPDSALVNQLYDIVSEIKATKDTICLIGGNFQSESEIINDSRMDACVKAVRGLFNG is encoded by the coding sequence ATGGACAATGATGATAGAACCATTAAGAAGAATTTAACTAATGGGACATATCAGGAAGCGTTAGAAGTACTATCCAGGAAAATCAATGAGAATTTGCTCGAGACATCAAAGGATAatgttaataatatactCCCTGAAGTGAACACTaatacaaagaaaattgatacGTTGTATCAACAATTAAGTCATCATAACCAACAAGCATGTGccaataaagaaaatttggataatcatatttcatatttatctaatCAACTATCAAGTTTAACTAGCCTAAATAATGAgttaattcaattggatGGAATAAATTCCCAAAAAAACACGGTCTcaactaataataaaagcAATTTCGAATTAGATAATTTGGTGGTACCTGATCTGGCATTGGTTAACCAATTATATGATATCGTAAGTGAGATTAAAGCGACGAAGGATACTATATGTTTGATAGGTGGAAATTTCCaatcagaatcagaaattataaatgataGTAGAATGGATGCATGCGTGAAAGCGGTCAGAGGTTTATTTAATGGTTGA